GGCCTGAGTGGGAGATTACCCAAACACATATACTAGAACTCATGACAGAATAGTGTTTTTGAAGAGAGACAATTCTGTTACATACTCAGAGTTTTCCCGAAGTTTCTAAAACTTGCAGGGAGAGTAACTCCTGAAGAGTTCTAATGTCAAGTTCCTATTTTGACAGCAAAAGCAGACAGCATGGACAGCTTTCTAGTTGCCATTATTTTAGTAAAGCCAAATTTGTGACCCATATTAACTGCAAATATAAGACTATTTTCACATGAAATAATATGTACCTTTGAAGTTAACTAGAAATCTCTCTGCCTTTTAGTACTCATCATCTTGTTTCTTCCATGTGTAGCAGCTGTGACTCAGTTGAAAGCACATTTTTAGGCATTCTATCATGTAATATCTTTGTACTTCtacatttttctcctcccttagAGACTATGAAGAAGATATTTCAAGAAAAGGGCATCtttgcaggagaggaaagagctTTTAAACCACATCTGACCTTCATGAAGTTGTCAAAATCAACACAGCTACGTAAGCAGGTGAGCTCACATTTCACATAGCTCAGCAGCAGTCTAGAAAGTTTAATTTGGAGACGAACAAAGGAGTTGCTTATGCTATAGCATCATACTTTCCACTTTGTAACCAGCTGAAGAGGTAAgactttaaaatactgattttttgttttagaaaaaaaaaaattagtacatCCACCATATAAACAGTAGTCCTGTACTGTACTTCATGTTGCCACTCTTGATATTCTCAGTACAGTAATATCATGGtctattttcttttgtgaaacTAGGCAAGACCAAAGGATGAAAGTACTTGTTCAAAATTACAGAATAATTATTATGGTATAGATTATATGCATGCAGTTTGTTTGgatagttttgttttgttactgtatAGGAGCAAATAAGCAAATAGCAGTGGCATTTATATTTGGATTATGCATAATAGGCAGACTGTCAGTTCCCTCTATAGAATAGGCTTTGGTGAATTTCAGAGTAGTGATGAAACACATCTTCTATAATCTCTCTTGCAGGCAGTTAGTTATTTCTTGCCTATTTATtagcttttctgaaaaaatacacaaatacataaaagTAGGTTATAGCTGTGGTGATATACAGAAGCAATACTAGTGTAtctcattttttgtttcataCTAATTTAACAGTAATATTGTATTATTTAACATAAGGTGTATCTCCATATATTATTTTGCTGACATTGTATAGAAAGTTTTACATGATGCTTTAACAATaaccaggaaaataattttaaaaatatatttttaagtaagaATTAAAGtacataatataaatattttaagttgaTTCTTAATAGtaagcattaaagaaaaatactttaaaatttcaTTAGAAATAACTCTAAAAAATGCTGAAGGTGCATATTTTAATTAAGTTGTATTGTGAAATCAGTTGGAAGATGACACTGAGATTTGAGATACATTAAGAAACCTCAAGGGCACACATACTtgctctgaaacagaaataagGACTTGTCCACAGGTTGTAGGTGGTATATTACAACTACTAAATTTGTAAGCTCACATAAGCTTTTGCTTGTATTaacagttgttttttaaaacattcattttaaaaattcacagcTCTTCTAGAATATCAGCTGTTCAGTAATTTAACTCTTCAGTTAAAACATCTGAGACaatcagggtgggttttttccgttctgttttttagttgttttttggctggttgtttgttttgtttacatttatCTACCTTATATGAACTATTAGCCAGGATGCATACTTTCTGTGTTCTGATACTGCTGCTGACAGAACCAGGTCAGTGTCATTCCAAATGATCTTCCTTAGTCCTCCATAATGCTCGATAATGCATATGGTATTCTAAAGATACACTATATAGAAAGATACTATATATTAAAAATCTGTACATTTTTCTCTGTCAATCCACTGTCAGGCATAAACATCGGTCTTTACtatcattttttgtttcattgtgtcCATGCACTTactgaaaacaataaataaaaacatgaaacatAAAAGGAATAACTATTTTGTAGTACGTTTTAATATGATGTCTAACTGCATTTTCAGATCATACAACagtattaaaaacaagaaagaggGAGTGGATGAAGATTACATGAGAAAGcatataaaagagaaaatagaactAAGGTAGTTGAGTATAGTTCACAGCTATAGCTTTAtaactttattaatattttttaaaatataagtttCCTTATTTGAAGCAATACTCTGTGAAGCCACTCTCCTCATAATGACATCTAAATTCCACTAAAGTTatcttttgggaaaaaataaataaacctgtTTTTCAAACCTTAATATAGCTACAGACATTTACTCTCCCAAATTATTGCTGATATTTACAAAGCAAAGAGTttgagaattaaaaattaataaagatcTCAAGAAATCAGCTTTCCACTTTGAAGGCACAGCATTAAGCTAAAAATGGTAAATGCAAAAAACTTGGAAACAGACATTAATAAAGGATAAAAATGTGAGATAAAGTGGGTTAGAAAAGAGCAATCTGGGTTACTGTACCCTCTTCAACTTCTCAGGTTAAAGATCTTACCTACTCAGAAGTGGGAGCAACTTACTCTTCGTGCTTAGTTGGACAATTCTGAGATCAAATGTGCCACTGAAAACTTCCCCAAAATAAGGAGGTACAATGTGCCTCTAGATGTCCTTGTGGAAGGAGATAAAGGGATGTGATTTACTTGCACATGTTTAGCTATTTCCACAGTTGTTTGAATGATAAAGATCTTGGGTTGGTATCATTATCTTCTACACAAAGAACCCAATCAAACACAATGAAAGAAGCAACTGGAGTTCTGCACTTGAAGACAGCATTTCTATTACTGCTTCCCTTGCTAGCTCGCTATGTTGCCACAGGTTAGTTGCAACCCCTCTGTTTTTAATTTGTCCAGACTGCTGTTTATTTCAGAGCGCATTGTGAGGCACACTTGATAAATGCTGTGTGACATTTGGAGATCCTTTGATGCCTAGTGCTGCCAGAACTGCAAATACTGTGAAATGAATTTCATAAGTAGAAGATGACTGACAGCTGAATTGCTCTGATGGCATCTGCTTAATTAGTAATGAGTATATCCTTAGCCTAGACAGTGGTTGACAAGAAAAAATGCCCAAATTATGAgtatttaataaattatattcttCTGTACAGTATATCTTTAGAATGCTGTATGTATTAGTAAAAGAGAATTTATTAGTGAGAAAAATCCATTTGTATTCACAACACTTGCAAGTGTTGTACAAGGCCTGATTCACTGTTACCGTTCAACTAAAATGGTAACATTGTCCAGAAGCTAGATATTATTTTGCAGAAAGTATTATTATGATTGCACTGGAAATAGCAGTAACTGCATGATTCAGTAATTTATTCTtgtgttttttaatgtaaattatgTTAAACTTTTGCCACTATCCTAATTTCATATAGAGATAACATAAGGTACTtcttttgtaataataataataataataataataatgataataattccTTCATCATAAAGGAGGAAATTCCACACTGAATCAAACCCAAAGCAGTGTCTccaaattaaaatcttttttatgtGCACTCACATTCATCTTTTCGCTATCTTCAGCGAGACATACCAGATAAGATGTTTAATATGATAATTATGAAggtaattactttttttcatgtaaattttcTCTCAATTTATGTGACATTAATATTTTTGGCTTCTTGAAATCAAATGTAGCTGAAGACAGGTGTAGTATATCTGCTGATGTCTTTTATTAGCCATACTGTAAGCAGTTACAGCAAGTTTGGGCAGTCAGACAATAAGCTATTTAATGTCTCCTCTGTTTCTAAGGAATCTCAGTCACTTATCTCGTTGCAGGAAAGGTTATTACTTCTTTAGTACTTACGTATCATGTCTCCTTCTTCATTAATTTGTTAATGAATTTTTGTTGCATATGCATAcatcaaatactgtgttcagtgaCAATGCTCTACATGACAAGGGAAGTGAAAAGGAATCATCCCCTTCTGGTATTATTACTTTAATGTTAAGTTTTACTCAATACTTGAAAAGAGAGTATAAAATGTGAATTTCTGTCTTACATCCCTAGTATAGTTTTCAGTTTCCTAGAtttgtaattttgcttttatttataccCATATGGCATAGATACATAATTGTACCTTATGGGACCTTATGAGAAGAGAGGGATTCTCAGTAAAACCAAAGCACTTCTCCCGTTTATCAGTCCCTGCTGATTCTGACCTCCAGCATTCTCTTTATAGTAACTCCTAGGATCTCTGGTATTTTGGACAGAAATGCTGGTATAAGAAAAGCTGCAGAGCTCATTAAATCCCTCTGTATTTCCATTTATCAGCCTCTATGTCAGTGGTTTGTATTGTGACAACTGTCACTTGCTGATATAGGAGTCTGAAGCACACACTTACTTGGCATCTTTGATACTGATCCTAAAATGGCTGAAATGATCACTTTGGcacaatacaaaataataaacacTTTGCTTTCACAGTCTTATGAGaccagcagaaatattttgtgatttttgtactatatttttttaatctgaagatcTAGCAACAGGGGCAGAAAATGCACAGAGCGACCCAACAGCTGGAAGAAGTTCTTAAATTCTCTTCTTTCAGTCTTCCTGCTTTCATATCATACACCATATTGCAGAGGTATGTAACTGCAGtacttgttttaaacaaaaagaagaaaggcaataACTATAGACAGTTTGCTACAAGCTGAAGGTAGTGTGAGGTGTTAAGTCACAGCGACCATTCTTTAAATTACCAAACTCTCCTACTGAACATGGTAGATACGATGTAATCTATGCTTTTACGCATAGCCCTGTTACAGGACTGaggctgcagaaggcagcaccTCTTTATGCATGAACTCTTCTAGGTCCACATGGGGATCATCAAGATCTAGGCAAAGAAACTTTTCCACAACAGACTTGCATTTTTCCATTTGATCTCCTTTTGAAGGATGATCAATACGTTTGATAGCTTTTCCATTGCGAATCAGTTCTGACACTTCCACTCCTCTTTCAATAATTTTGGCTGGCATTCCTGCTAATGCAGCAATGTTGGCAGCATGACTAACAGTGGAAATGCCCTCTTTGATCTGATAGAAAAATATCAACTCATCTCCATCTTGGTGGGTCTCCATGGTCAGGTACTCCAGAAGAGGTGTATCAGGCAGGAGTTCTAGCTGCATTAAACTGTGAAAATTAGTGGAGACAAAGACCTGCGGACACTGTGTTCCTTGACTGATCCAGTATCTCAGGACAGCAGCCAGAAGGGACAGGCCGTCAAGTGTGTTCGTCCCTTTACCAAACTCATCAATAAGTACCAAGGACCTCTCAGTAGCATTGTTTACTGCCTTGGCAACCTGGTTAAGATCAATCATGAAAGTGGAGAGCCCTACAGAAACTGATTCCCTACTGTGGATTCTTGTGTAAATCCCATCAATTACTCCAATCACTGCCTCTGTGGCAGGGACATAACTGCCAATTAGAGCCATGAATACTATAAGACCTACTTGCTTTAAGTAGACGCTCTTTCCAGATGAATTGGGCCCTGTGATGATCTTTATTCGCCTGGTAGCCTCACCACTGTTCACAGGATTGGCCACAAAAGTCTTTGCACATAGTTCCAAGAGTGGATGTCTTCCATCCTTGATGTAGAAGCCATGGCGGTGAGTAAAACATGGCCGGCAGTAGGCATTCTCCCGGGCCATCATTGCCAAAGCTAGTAGCACATCTAGGTGTGCAGTATACTCAATCACACTACTAAGCACTTCAGACTTCTCCAAGATCTTTGTCTGCAGCTGGTGCATAATAAGTGTTTCCTGGTCTCTGATCTCACAGTGCAAGTCACCCAGTAGGCTGTCTAGCTCCTTAGTCCTAGCACTTCTATAGTGCAGTTTGTCCTCTGACAAGAACATGAAGTCCAGGCCTTCGATTTCAAAGTCACTCTTATCCACCATAGTTGGTAGCCGTGGAATGGAGAGAAGGAACCCAATCAAAGGAATGTAGATCACACAACAGGAGGGAATATGATTGTCCAAGGTCTCCAGTTCTTTTCGTGCCACTTCTGTAAGGAAGTCTGACAGTCCCATCAGCTTCCGTTTCTTCTCATCGATGGTGGGGTCCACATTGGGTCTAACAGTGAAGCGGTTCTCTGAGATGCTGCCTTCAAAGTCGACCACTTTGCTGATTAGACTAGCAATGTAGTGCAGATCATCAGTGAAGACCCGTGAAATAGTCTGGAAGAGTTCAATACTGTTGGGCAGGGAACGACATGTGTTCCTAAGGCACACTGCACTGTACACTGTCTTATAGAGTGCTTGCCAGTCACTAACTTTTGTGTGGGAAAGAGTCATTCTTTTTAGAATAAGaggcacatttttaatattcttgAGGCAACCTTGAAGGGTGAGGACTGTTTCATGGTTCTGAGCCAGCAGGAAGAAGTGGATAACATCTAGCCGTTTGTTCAGCTCTGTCAAGTTCCGAGTAGGTCGTGTGAGCCACAGCCTCAGCAGTTTTTCTCCCCATTTGCACCTGCACCGGTTTAAAATTCCATATAAACTGAATCCTTCTTTTAATCCACTGGACAGCTTGTACACAGAAGGATGGATATCACTTTTAAATATCTGCAGGACACAGTAGGTGTCTTGGTCCATATTCACAATATCTGACAACACAAACTTTTTGAAGGCCAAAACAGGAACTGCAATAGTGCTTTCTTCGAGCTCAACTCCAACCCTTCTCCTGTCTAGGAACTTAAGGAGTCCCCCTAGGGCTCGTATCATGAGTGTGTTCTCAAAAGGAATGACTGAGGACAAGTAGAGAATTTTCTCTGTTGCAGTCATATGAGATGGGATAAATGGAAATTGCCTGGATAGGATCCGTTGCTTGCTGACTTCTAGACCAAAATCCATGTTAGGAAACAGgacaatttctggttttcttataTCTTTATCACCAGCAGTAGCTGTTAGGTTGGACAGAAATTTGGCAATATTCTGGTCCTGTTTTGCACTGGTCACTATGCATTGAGGATTAACT
This genomic window from Accipiter gentilis chromosome 5, bAccGen1.1, whole genome shotgun sequence contains:
- the MSH5 gene encoding mutS protein homolog 5, which translates into the protein MSATPGMSCALPPPLGPKQEEEECSETHMSVLWYAGQLAITYYDTEDCSVYFMPDTPDNEDLKLLHKVIGEVNPQCIVTSAKQDQNIAKFLSNLTATAGDKDIRKPEIVLFPNMDFGLEVSKQRILSRQFPFIPSHMTATEKILYLSSVIPFENTLMIRALGGLLKFLDRRRVGVELEESTIAVPVLAFKKFVLSDIVNMDQDTYCVLQIFKSDIHPSVYKLSSGLKEGFSLYGILNRCRCKWGEKLLRLWLTRPTRNLTELNKRLDVIHFFLLAQNHETVLTLQGCLKNIKNVPLILKRMTLSHTKVSDWQALYKTVYSAVCLRNTCRSLPNSIELFQTISRVFTDDLHYIASLISKVVDFEGSISENRFTVRPNVDPTIDEKKRKLMGLSDFLTEVARKELETLDNHIPSCCVIYIPLIGFLLSIPRLPTMVDKSDFEIEGLDFMFLSEDKLHYRSARTKELDSLLGDLHCEIRDQETLIMHQLQTKILEKSEVLSSVIEYTAHLDVLLALAMMARENAYCRPCFTHRHGFYIKDGRHPLLELCAKTFVANPVNSGEATRRIKIITGPNSSGKSVYLKQVGLIVFMALIGSYVPATEAVIGVIDGIYTRIHSRESVSVGLSTFMIDLNQVAKAVNNATERSLVLIDEFGKGTNTLDGLSLLAAVLRYWISQGTQCPQVFVSTNFHSLMQLELLPDTPLLEYLTMETHQDGDELIFFYQIKEGISTVSHAANIAALAGMPAKIIERGVEVSELIRNGKAIKRIDHPSKGDQMEKCKSVVEKFLCLDLDDPHVDLEEFMHKEVLPSAASVL